catacatgttattcctatggtctaagagaGTCAAAAACAatcagtaaacatgaacaattcTCTCATTAATCCAAAAACTAAAGTGCTACAACtcaaatttgcatttttgtcaagtatgaagtctggagctgctcaaAAGACAATAAATGGCAACAGATGTTGTCGATTAAACCGAGAGCTTGTTGCTTGTTGAGATGTTCAGAGTATATggctacattttctgtttcatagctgagaacactacaacagaataaagctcatttgggtaaaTAAAGAACATATTCcttgggtccacaaaatcagtctccatTGTCTAAGGAGCAGTTCCAGACTTAATACTTGATGAGATCACACATCACTTGTTGGGGGCATTATGAGAGACAGAATAAATCAAGGCAGCAAAGGCTGAGATAGgaatgttttcacaggctgagtggTACTGTCCATAACAGATAACTTCAGTAAATGCATGACTTTAGCATCCATTTAATCAGTGCCTTACCTCGAGCAGCTGATCGACTTTGGTTTGCAACCATAATATTCTTCAAGCGATTCAAGAAGGCTTTGCAGCGGTAGATGACCAGATTCATGGTGCAGGCATCTGAAAGAACAAGGACAACACAAGAGAACTGGGGTTATTCACATATGAACTAAATAATTTCCACAGTACCATAAACCTCAAGAATCACTTGACACCACCTCCTGTGAGTTTGGATTGGCAGTTcacaaactctgtgtgtctgggGGGAACGTAGCTCTTCCGCCGGGCCTGCAGGGTTTTGGATGCAGAGCCTGGTGAGGAGTCACTGGGACCAGGTTCTGCCTCACGTTGAGCGCTCTGACTGGCTCTCCCCCGGCGGCCAGCCTTGCCCAGACTCCCTGCTTTCCCTTCCCAGTAGGTCTGGCAGGCATGGTACAGGATCTGGACAAAGATACACTTGTCTGCTGATGAGCTGGCTACCCACTGGTCCACAGCATTGTCAAAGACCAGGTCAAACTCTGGGCTGTCCTGGAAGAGCGTGACACAGTCAAGAAAACTGGCAAGCAACTTAACATTTTTAACTTATTATAACGGATATGTTAATGGCCACTACTGGTAAGAACAACATGTGAATGCTGCTGACCTTGTTGGGGTTGATGCCATTGACCTGTCGGAGCTGCTCTACCGTCCACTGGGACCTCctggtgaaggaggaggagccaCCAAACCGCTTCACTTTTGTAATAAGGAGCTGATGTGGCCTTTTGTTGGTCACTAGGTAAACAGATTGtatacaaaatacaatattcCCATTAAAGCCTTCAGTAATACTTTATAATGGAACAGGTTTACAAAATAGCTGCTCAAAAGACACTAGAAATGCCACACTGagaaatggtaaatggactgcacttgtatcgtgtctttgtagtcaaccatgcaaagcgctttttacgctatatgtcacattcacccattcacacactcataGGCGAGGCTatcatacatggtgccacctgctactcagtaaccatttacacacactcacacacccacgGGGCAGCcatctggagcaatttggggctcagtagcttgctcaaggatactttgacatgaagactggaggagctggggatcaaaaTGCCTATCTTCCATTTAGTGGACGActtgctctacctctgagccacagttgcCCTGATCTTGAGTTTAAGTTTTGTGGCCTTGACTGGTTAATCATTTCTGGCAGAGAAACTTTTGTGAAGTAACAGACTATTAATAGTTAATGGTTGTACAGTTAGATTTGGTAATAAAGGCTCTGCTTTTTGAGGTAGCTCAAGGACTCTAGGGAGCAGCATAGTCTGCTGAATCAGtgacatcttttaaatcacttcttaaaACTTATCTGTTCAAAAAAGCCTTTTATTAATTTTAGCACACTGCTTATTTTATATATGTC
The sequence above is drawn from the Epinephelus moara isolate mb chromosome 12, YSFRI_EMoa_1.0, whole genome shotgun sequence genome and encodes:
- the stxbp6l gene encoding syntaxin binding protein 6 (amisyn), like; the encoded protein is MNIQSAINKEVFIPRDERMLVAVEVRRRKKKRMSFLPTGAKGDYATFICVSVTNKRPHQLLITKVKRFGGSSSFTRRSQWTVEQLRQVNGINPNKDSPEFDLVFDNAVDQWVASSSADKCIFVQILYHACQTYWEGKAGSLGKAGRRGRASQSAQREAEPGPSDSSPGSASKTLQARRKSYVPPRHTEFVNCQSKLTGDACTMNLVIYRCKAFLNRLKNIMVANQSRSAARGQRVTGSTMGNVVHRVNVALGERGDRLTHAEDKTVELLHRAQQFADTAHKLALKYSK